From one Bacteroides intestinalis DSM 17393 genomic stretch:
- a CDS encoding acyltransferase family protein yields the protein MNSQTKTNKRILALDILRGVTIAGMIMVNNPGTWGHIYAPLRHAEWNGLTPTDLVFPFFMFIMGISTYISLKKYNFEFSHAAAMKILKRTIIIFLIGLAIGWFSRFCYYWAGSHEGLSFGEQLWASVWTFDRIRILGVMQRLALCYGATAIIALTMKHRHIPYLIATLLVGYFILLMCGNGFVYNETNILSIVDRAILTPAHMYKDNGIDPEGLLSTIPSIAHVLLGFCVGRMMLDSNKTENRETLLNSHLIKLFLIGTILTFAGFLLSYGCPINKKIWSPTFVLTTCGLASSFLALLIWIIDVKGYKKWCTFFEAFGVNPLFMYVLGGVLSILFGSISFPWGDGSISIHGFLYKIVLMPIFGETGGSLAYALLFVAINWCIGYQLYKRKIYIKI from the coding sequence ATGAACAGTCAGACCAAGACAAACAAGCGCATTCTTGCCCTCGACATCCTTCGCGGTGTCACCATTGCGGGCATGATTATGGTGAACAACCCCGGCACTTGGGGACATATATATGCCCCCCTGCGCCACGCTGAGTGGAATGGCCTCACCCCCACCGATCTCGTCTTCCCTTTCTTCATGTTCATCATGGGTATCTCTACCTATATCTCCCTGAAGAAGTACAATTTCGAGTTCAGCCATGCAGCCGCCATGAAGATATTGAAGCGTACCATTATCATCTTCCTGATCGGACTTGCCATCGGCTGGTTCTCCAGATTCTGTTACTACTGGGCAGGTTCCCATGAAGGACTCAGCTTCGGCGAACAACTCTGGGCATCCGTCTGGACCTTCGACCGCATCCGTATCCTGGGTGTCATGCAGCGTCTGGCCCTTTGCTACGGTGCTACCGCTATCATTGCGCTGACCATGAAACACCGTCATATCCCTTACCTCATTGCCACATTGCTGGTAGGTTACTTCATCCTGCTGATGTGTGGCAACGGATTTGTTTACAACGAAACCAATATCCTCTCCATAGTGGACCGTGCCATCCTCACCCCCGCACACATGTACAAGGATAATGGCATTGATCCCGAAGGTCTTTTAAGCACCATCCCCTCCATTGCCCACGTATTGCTGGGCTTCTGCGTGGGTCGCATGATGCTGGACAGCAATAAAACCGAGAACCGCGAGACGTTATTGAACTCTCACCTGATCAAGTTATTCCTGATTGGCACCATCCTTACTTTTGCAGGCTTCCTGCTGAGCTACGGTTGTCCTATCAACAAGAAAATCTGGTCTCCCACCTTCGTTCTCACCACTTGCGGGTTGGCCTCCAGTTTCCTGGCACTGCTCATCTGGATCATTGACGTAAAAGGATACAAGAAATGGTGTACTTTCTTTGAGGCTTTCGGTGTCAATCCCCTGTTCATGTACGTTCTGGGTGGAGTACTCAGCATTCTGTTCGGCAGCATCAGCTTTCCCTGGGGCGATGGCAGCATCAGCATACACGGGTTCTTATACAAGATCGTTCTCATGCCGATATTCGGTGAGACAGGCGGTTCACTGGCCTATGCATTGCTCTTTGTAGCCATCAATTGGTGCATCGGCTATCAATTGTATAAACGGAAGATATATATCAAGATATAG
- a CDS encoding ATPase, whose amino-acid sequence MILIADSGSTKTDWCVVEKGKLIQQVSTKGTNPFFQSEEEISNEIATALLPQLTTNAFDAVYFYGAGCGFPDKIAMVHRAIIQHLQVSGDEVEVNTDMLAAARGLCGHEPGIACIMGTGSNSCYYDGKHIGANVSPLGFILGDEGSGACLGKLLVGDILKNQMTPELKEKFLKQFNLEPADIIDRVYRKPFPNRFLASLSPFLAQNLDEPCVRTLVLNSFKAFLKRNVMQYDYQHSKVHFIGSVAFHYKEVLAEAAQEMGIQIGTILQSPMEGLISYHS is encoded by the coding sequence ATGATATTAATAGCAGACAGTGGCTCTACAAAAACCGATTGGTGTGTTGTAGAGAAAGGTAAACTCATCCAGCAAGTTTCTACGAAAGGTACCAACCCTTTCTTTCAGTCGGAAGAGGAGATCAGTAATGAAATTGCGACAGCGCTGCTGCCCCAGTTAACGACCAATGCCTTCGACGCTGTGTACTTTTATGGTGCCGGCTGTGGCTTCCCCGACAAAATTGCCATGGTACACCGTGCCATTATCCAGCATCTCCAGGTTTCGGGCGACGAAGTGGAAGTAAATACAGACATGCTTGCCGCCGCCCGCGGACTTTGCGGACACGAACCGGGCATAGCCTGCATCATGGGCACAGGTTCCAACTCGTGTTATTACGACGGCAAACATATTGGTGCCAACGTCTCCCCCCTGGGTTTCATCCTTGGCGACGAAGGTAGCGGTGCTTGCCTGGGCAAATTGCTGGTAGGTGATATTCTGAAGAATCAAATGACTCCGGAACTGAAAGAGAAGTTCCTCAAACAGTTCAATCTGGAACCGGCAGACATCATCGACCGTGTATACCGCAAACCATTCCCGAACCGCTTCTTGGCAAGCCTGTCTCCATTCCTCGCTCAGAATCTGGATGAGCCTTGTGTGCGCACGCTGGTGCTGAACAGTTTCAAGGCTTTCCTGAAAAGGAACGTCATGCAATACGATTATCAGCATAGCAAGGTACATTTCATCGGCTCCGTAGCATTCCATTATAAGGAGGTACTTGCCGAGGCCGCACAGGAAATGGGCATTCAAATAGGTACCATTCTCCAAAGCCCTATGGAAGGCCTGATTAGCTACCATAGCTAA
- the murQ gene encoding N-acetylmuramic acid 6-phosphate etherase, which yields MAFVKISEQPSLYNDLEKKSVREILEDINTEDQKVALAVQKAIPQIEKLVTQIVPRMKQGGRIFYMGAGTSGRLGVLDASEIPPTFGMPPTLVIGLIAGGDTALRNPVENAEDDMRRGWEELVERNITDKDTVIGIAASGTTPYVIGAMQKAREHGILTGCITSNPDSPMAAEADVPIEMIVGPEYVTGSSRMKSGTGQKMILNMITTSVMIQLGRVKGNKMVNMQLSNQKLVDRGTRMIVEELGLDYGKAKALLLMHGSVKKAVDAYRGK from the coding sequence ATGGCATTCGTAAAGATATCAGAGCAACCTTCGCTCTACAACGACTTAGAAAAGAAATCTGTCCGCGAAATATTAGAGGACATCAACACAGAAGACCAGAAAGTGGCTTTGGCTGTTCAGAAAGCTATCCCACAGATTGAGAAACTGGTGACACAAATCGTTCCACGCATGAAGCAAGGCGGACGCATCTTTTATATGGGAGCAGGTACTAGCGGTCGCCTAGGTGTGCTGGATGCATCGGAAATTCCTCCAACATTCGGTATGCCTCCTACACTCGTCATCGGACTGATAGCAGGTGGTGATACAGCCCTGCGCAATCCGGTGGAAAATGCGGAGGACGATATGCGTCGCGGTTGGGAAGAGTTGGTTGAACGTAACATTACGGATAAAGATACCGTCATCGGCATTGCTGCTTCCGGCACGACTCCTTACGTTATCGGTGCCATGCAGAAAGCACGCGAGCACGGCATCCTTACAGGCTGCATCACCAGCAACCCCGACTCTCCGATGGCAGCAGAAGCAGATGTTCCCATCGAAATGATTGTAGGACCGGAGTACGTAACAGGCAGCTCACGCATGAAATCGGGTACGGGGCAGAAGATGATACTGAACATGATTACTACTTCTGTCATGATACAACTGGGCCGCGTGAAAGGTAATAAGATGGTGAACATGCAGCTGAGTAACCAGAAATTGGTAGACCGTGGTACCCGCATGATTGTAGAAGAACTGGGATTGGACTATGGAAAGGCAAAGGCACTGTTGCTAATGCATGGTTCAGTGAAAAAGGCAGTGGATGCTTATAGAGGAAAATAA
- a CDS encoding serine hydrolase: MKLIPSFLFLTLLALQAPAQSLQRVAPEQVGMDSRHLLYADEAIETAIANKDIPGAVLAVVRNGKMAYLKAYGNKRVYPNTEPMTVNTIFDMASCSKPMSTAICTHILAERGKLRLLDPVSLYIPEFKSWVSEDGKDKKIIRIADLLTHTSGLPPYAPTSELEKQYGSPSPDGMIEYIANCRRDFKPQTDFQYSCLNYITLQRIIETVSGQSLRDFARENLFDVLGMAHTDYLPCKRDKDGKWINSALPHWAKTDLHSTANCQLSTVNCQLKNVAPTEKQPDGSVLCGQVHDPLARVMNGGISGNAGVFSCAEDIAVLCAALQNGGEWNGHRILSPLGVKAMRTVPRATATLGRTLGWDNFTAYASNNGDYFGPNTYGHTGYTGTSIIIDPDNDTSVILLVNAVHPEDGHSMVRLRSLVANVVAASIYPTPRIYTDHYYKRFLQFMDEPAITSKDIVMVGNSLTEGGGDWNARLNKKNIRNRGIIGDEVMGIYDRLHQILPGHPKKLFLLAGVNDISHDLTVDSIVSMIRMTVERIQRESPDTRLYLQSLLPFDESFGRYKKLTGKTDMVPEINTQLEILAKDHKITFINLFPLFTEKGTNVLRKELTSDGLHLNEEGYKIWVKALKKRM; encoded by the coding sequence ATGAAACTAATCCCCTCCTTCCTTTTCCTTACGTTGCTTGCTCTGCAAGCACCTGCACAATCCTTGCAACGTGTTGCCCCCGAACAAGTAGGCATGGATTCCCGCCATTTGCTATACGCTGACGAAGCGATAGAAACCGCCATCGCCAATAAAGACATTCCCGGTGCCGTGCTCGCTGTAGTGCGCAACGGGAAGATGGCTTACCTCAAAGCATACGGTAACAAGCGGGTATACCCTAACACCGAGCCTATGACCGTAAACACTATTTTCGATATGGCTTCATGCAGCAAACCCATGTCCACTGCCATCTGTACCCATATCCTGGCAGAACGTGGCAAGCTCCGCCTCCTGGACCCCGTCAGCCTCTACATCCCTGAATTTAAATCCTGGGTGAGCGAAGACGGAAAAGATAAGAAAATCATCCGTATCGCCGACCTGCTAACGCACACTTCCGGTCTCCCCCCTTATGCCCCAACCAGTGAATTGGAGAAACAATATGGCTCTCCCAGCCCCGACGGAATGATAGAGTACATAGCCAACTGCCGCCGCGACTTCAAGCCGCAGACCGATTTCCAATACAGTTGCCTTAACTACATCACCCTGCAACGCATCATCGAAACTGTCAGCGGACAATCTTTACGTGACTTCGCCCGCGAAAATCTTTTTGATGTATTAGGCATGGCCCATACCGACTATCTCCCCTGCAAGCGCGACAAGGATGGAAAATGGATAAACAGCGCCCTCCCCCACTGGGCAAAAACCGATCTCCACAGCACCGCCAATTGTCAACTGTCAACTGTCAATTGTCAATTGAAAAACGTCGCTCCTACCGAAAAGCAACCCGACGGCAGCGTCCTCTGCGGACAAGTACACGATCCACTCGCCCGCGTCATGAATGGTGGTATTTCCGGCAATGCCGGTGTATTCTCTTGTGCCGAAGACATAGCTGTCCTCTGCGCCGCCCTGCAAAACGGCGGAGAATGGAACGGACACCGCATCCTCAGCCCATTGGGAGTAAAAGCTATGCGTACCGTCCCTCGTGCCACCGCTACATTAGGACGCACTTTAGGATGGGATAACTTCACCGCCTACGCTTCCAATAACGGAGATTATTTTGGTCCGAATACCTACGGGCACACCGGATACACCGGTACTTCCATCATCATAGATCCGGACAACGACACTTCCGTCATCCTGCTTGTCAATGCCGTGCATCCCGAAGACGGTCACAGCATGGTTCGTCTGCGCTCTCTGGTAGCCAATGTTGTTGCAGCTTCTATCTATCCCACCCCACGTATTTATACGGACCATTACTATAAGCGCTTCCTGCAATTCATGGATGAACCTGCCATTACTTCCAAAGACATCGTCATGGTGGGCAACAGCCTTACAGAAGGTGGCGGTGACTGGAACGCCCGCCTCAACAAGAAAAACATCCGTAACCGTGGTATCATCGGTGATGAAGTTATGGGTATTTACGACCGACTGCACCAGATACTTCCGGGACACCCTAAGAAATTATTCCTCCTTGCCGGTGTCAACGACATCTCACACGACCTCACTGTGGACAGCATCGTCAGTATGATACGCATGACCGTAGAGCGCATTCAGCGTGAATCTCCCGATACGAGACTCTACCTGCAAAGTCTCCTGCCTTTCGATGAGAGCTTCGGACGTTACAAAAAGCTAACCGGAAAAACCGACATGGTTCCCGAAATCAATACACAACTGGAAATTTTAGCTAAAGATCACAAGATTACATTCATCAACCTCTTCCCGTTATTTACAGAGAAAGGCACGAATGTACTGCGCAAAGAGCTGACCAGCGATGGCTTGCACCTGAATGAAGAAGGATATAAAATTTGGGTGAAAGCGTTGAAAAAGAGAATGTAA